In Saccharothrix syringae, the following are encoded in one genomic region:
- a CDS encoding selenium-binding protein SBP56-related protein, translated as MVRWQPDQTFYPSARMAMRGPREKHGYVATLNPTPEDGRPDALAVLDLDPDSSTYGTVVGRLEMPNAGDELHHFGWNACSSHLCPHTPHPHEERRYLLVPGLRSSRIHLVDTRPDPLNPKLVKVIEPEEVAERTGYSRPHTFHCGPDRIYVSALGAPDGDGPGGVFQIDHESFEVLGRWEIDRGPQHLAYDFWWHLGHDVMITSEWGTPNMVEAGVDPELLLGKKYGHAVHVFDLRTRRHLQTLDLGEQHQMALELRPAHDPTKPYGFVNSVVSTDDLSSSVWTWYRDGDEWAVRKVLDVPAEPADEDLLPPALKPFKAVPPLVTDLVLSLDDRFLYAACWGTGDLRQYDVSDPFNPVHTGTVRLGGIVSRAPHPRGGPLNGAPQMVELSRDGRRLYFSNSLYASWDAQFYPEGIRGWIAKVDIDEDGGMALDEDFFVEFDGERPHQIRLDGGDSSSDSYCYP; from the coding sequence ATGGTTCGCTGGCAACCCGACCAGACCTTCTACCCGAGCGCGCGCATGGCGATGCGGGGGCCGCGCGAGAAGCACGGCTACGTGGCCACCCTCAACCCGACCCCGGAGGACGGCCGGCCGGACGCCCTGGCCGTGCTCGACCTCGACCCGGACTCGTCGACCTACGGCACGGTCGTCGGCCGCCTGGAGATGCCCAACGCCGGTGACGAGCTGCACCACTTCGGGTGGAACGCGTGCAGCTCCCACCTGTGCCCGCACACGCCCCACCCGCACGAGGAGCGGCGCTACCTGCTGGTGCCCGGCCTGCGGTCCTCGCGCATCCACCTGGTCGACACCAGGCCGGACCCGCTCAACCCGAAGCTGGTGAAGGTGATCGAGCCCGAGGAGGTCGCCGAGCGCACCGGCTACAGCCGGCCGCACACCTTCCACTGCGGCCCGGACCGCATCTACGTCAGCGCCCTGGGCGCACCCGACGGCGACGGGCCGGGCGGCGTCTTCCAGATCGACCACGAGTCGTTCGAGGTGCTGGGCCGCTGGGAGATCGACCGCGGCCCGCAGCACCTGGCCTACGACTTCTGGTGGCACCTCGGCCACGACGTGATGATCACCAGCGAGTGGGGCACGCCCAACATGGTCGAGGCCGGCGTGGACCCGGAACTGCTGCTGGGCAAGAAGTACGGCCACGCGGTGCACGTGTTCGACCTGCGCACCCGCCGCCACCTCCAGACCCTGGACCTGGGCGAGCAGCACCAGATGGCCTTGGAGCTGCGGCCCGCGCACGACCCGACCAAGCCCTACGGCTTCGTCAACTCCGTGGTCTCCACCGACGACCTGTCGTCCTCGGTCTGGACCTGGTACCGGGACGGCGACGAGTGGGCCGTCCGCAAGGTCCTCGACGTCCCCGCCGAACCCGCCGACGAGGACCTGCTGCCACCGGCGCTCAAGCCGTTCAAGGCCGTGCCCCCGCTGGTCACCGACCTGGTGCTGAGCCTGGACGACCGGTTCCTCTACGCCGCCTGCTGGGGCACCGGCGACCTGCGGCAGTACGACGTCTCCGACCCGTTCAACCCCGTGCACACCGGCACGGTCCGGCTCGGCGGCATCGTCTCCCGGGCACCGCACCCGCGCGGCGGGCCGCTCAACGGCGCGCCGCAGATGGTCGAGCTGAGCCGGGACGGGCGCAGGCTCTACTTCAGCAACTCGCTGTACGCCTCGTGGGACGCCCAGTTCTACCCGGAGGGCATCCGCGGCTGGATCGCCAAGGTCGACATCGACGAGGACGGCGGGATGGCGCTGGACGAGGACTTCTTCGTGGAGTTCGACGGCGAGCGGCCGCACCAGATCCGCCTCGACGGCGGCGACTCCTCCTCGGACTCCTACTGCTACCCGTGA
- a CDS encoding phosphate/phosphite/phosphonate ABC transporter substrate-binding protein, with protein sequence MAPHRVLTVGAVAYDPKVVTIWEGFKAWFAAQGLPIDYVLYSNYERLAESHLAGHVHIAWNSPLAWVRERRMAAARGRDLTTIAMRDTDRDLTSVVVVRAGSDVREVADLRGRVVGVGAVDSPQATLLPLAHLRDLGLVPDRDFRVRGFEELGGKHGDHVGGERLAAGALAAGEVDAACMIEGNYASFRREGVLPEDGTRVLTRTGAFDHCSFTAFDDVPAELVARFRELLLGMSYDDPEVRPLLELEGLRAWRPGRVDHYRLLESAVDQAEFYDERGEVTVAGYRY encoded by the coding sequence GTGGCACCCCATCGCGTGCTGACCGTCGGCGCGGTCGCCTACGACCCGAAGGTCGTGACCATCTGGGAGGGCTTCAAGGCGTGGTTCGCCGCCCAGGGCCTGCCGATCGACTACGTGCTCTACTCCAACTACGAGCGGCTGGCCGAGTCGCACCTGGCCGGCCACGTGCACATCGCCTGGAACTCGCCCCTGGCGTGGGTCCGGGAGCGGCGCATGGCCGCGGCCCGGGGCCGCGACCTGACCACCATCGCGATGCGCGACACGGACCGCGACCTGACCTCCGTGGTCGTCGTCCGCGCCGGCTCCGACGTCCGGGAGGTCGCCGACCTGCGGGGCCGGGTGGTCGGGGTGGGCGCGGTCGACTCGCCCCAGGCGACCCTGCTGCCGCTGGCGCACCTGCGCGACCTGGGCCTGGTGCCGGACCGGGACTTCCGGGTGCGCGGGTTCGAGGAGCTGGGCGGCAAGCACGGCGACCACGTCGGCGGCGAGCGGCTGGCCGCCGGGGCGCTGGCCGCGGGCGAGGTCGACGCCGCGTGCATGATCGAGGGCAACTACGCGTCGTTCCGCCGCGAGGGCGTGCTGCCCGAAGACGGCACCCGGGTGCTCACCCGCACCGGCGCGTTCGACCACTGCAGCTTCACCGCCTTCGACGACGTACCCGCCGAGCTGGTGGCCCGCTTCCGCGAACTGCTGCTGGGCATGTCCTACGACGACCCGGAGGTGCGCCCCCTGCTGGAGCTGGAGGGGCTGCGCGCCTGGCGGCCGGGGCGCGTGGACCACTACCGGCTGCTGGAGTCCGCCGTGGACCAGGCCGAGTTCTACGACGAGCGCGGCGAGGTCACCGTCGCCGGCTACCGGTACTGA